A genome region from Hevea brasiliensis isolate MT/VB/25A 57/8 chromosome 9, ASM3005281v1, whole genome shotgun sequence includes the following:
- the LOC110637767 gene encoding hydroxyproline O-arabinosyltransferase NOD3, whose translation MTGRKNMGRVSPFFLVLLSLGFFFATYNLLTLVIQYKNSSSGNGLELSDSIANMPHEVKRLGKSNLRYHVGLTATDTPYSQWQCRIMYYWYKKMKDMPGSDMGKFTRILHSGKADNLMDEIPTFVVDPLPEGLDRGYIVLNRPWAFVQWLEKATIDEEYILMAEPDHIFVNPLPNLAHGEHPVGYPFFYIKPTEHEKIIRKFYPEERGPVTNVDPIGNSPVIIKKSILEEISPTWVNISLRMKDDHETDKAFGWVLEMYAYAVASALHGVHHILRKDFMIQPPWDLEVGKRFIIHYTYGCDYNLKGELTYGKIGEWRFDKRSYLSGPPPKNLSLPPPGVPESVVRLVKMVNEATANIPGWESINSS comes from the exons ATGACTGGGAGAAAAAATATGGGGCGAGTATCACCATTCTTTTTGGTGCTTTTGTCACTTGGATTTTTCTTTGCTACATATAACTTGTTGACATTGGTAATACAATATAAGAACTCCAGTTCAGGAAATGGATTGGAGTTATCTGACTCCATTGCTAATATGCCTCATGAAGTAAAGAGATTAGGGAAATCAAATTTGAGATACCACGTTGGTCTTACAGCGACAGATACTCCTTATAGCCAATGGCAATGCCGGATTATGTACTATTGGTATAAGAAGATGAAAGACATGCCTGGATCAGACATGGGGAAGTTCACTCGAATTCTGCATTCAGGAAAAGCTGACAATTTGATGGATGAGATTCCAACATTCGTTGTAGATCCTCTTCCAGAGGGCCTGGATCGA GGTTATATCGTCTTAAATAGGCCATGGGCTTTTGTGCAATGGCTGGAAAAGGCAACTATTGATGAAGA ATACATTTTAATGGCAGAGCCTGACCACATATTTGTAAATCCTTTGCCTAACTTGGCACATGGAGAACATCCAGTGGGGTATCCATTTTTCTACATTAAACCAACTGAACAtgaaaaaattattagaaagttttATCCGGAGGAAAGGGGTCCTGTGACAAATGTTGATCCAATTGGCAATTCTCCTGTAATAATAAAAAAG TCCATACTGGAGGAAATTTCACCGACATGGGTAAATATTTCATTAAGAATGAAAGATGACCATGAGACTGATAAGGCATTTGGTTGGGTGTTAGAAAT GTATGCCTATGCTGTAGCATCAGCATTGCATGGTGTTCATCATATACTTCGGAAGGACTTTATGATACAG CCACCATGGGATTTGGAAGTTGGGAAGAGGTTTATTATTCATTATACTTATGGATGTGACTATAATTTAAAG GGGGAACTAACATATGGAAAAATTGGAGAATGGCGATTTGATAAGAGATCTTATTTAAGCGGTCCTCCTCCAAAGAACCTCTCCTTACCCCCACCAGGAGTTCCTGAAAGTGTT GTAAGACTTGTAAAGATGGTAAATGAAGCTACAGCTAATATTCCAGGTTGGGAGTCAATAAACAGCAGTTGA